A segment of the Pyruvatibacter sp. genome:
CCGCGTCACGCCTGCGGGCCGCATCCAGTACCATGCAGCGCCCAGCGTAGCTTTCGGTCTTGCAGTCGGCCAACATGCCCTGAACAAGCTGGAATTCGCCAATGGGCTGTCCAAACTGCTTGCGCTCTGCCGCATAAGCCACGCTGTCGGCAATCAGCCGTTCGGATACACCCACGCAGACCGCTGAAATATGCAGGCGGCCGCGCTCAAGAATCTTCATGGCGTTGATGAAACCCATGCCTTCCTCGCCCAGACGCAAGCGGGCGGGCACGCGCACATTGTCGAAGCTGATGTCGCAGATATGCGCTCCCTGCTGGCCCATTTTCTTTTCAGGTTTTCCCAGCGTGATGCCAGGCAGGTCAGACGGCACAATGAAGGACGAGACGCCGCGCGCGCCCTTCACGCCCGGGTCGGTGCGTGCCATCAGGGTGAAAATATCCGCCTTGTTGGCGTTGGTGATGTAGCGCTTGGTGCCGTTGATGACATAGTCATCGCCGTCCCGAATGGCTGTGGTGCGGACGGAGGCTGCGTCTGAGCCTGCTTCGGGTTCTGTCAGCGCAAAGCTGGCGATGATCTCGCCGGACGCCAGACCCGGCAACCACTCGCGCTTTTGCTCGTCACTGCCGAACATCACAATGCCCTGACTGCCGATGCCCACATTCGTGCCGAACACGGATCGAAAGGCGGGCGACGTGCGGCCCATCTCGAACATGGCCAGGCACTCGTCCTCCATCGACAGGCCAAGGCCGCCGTGCTCTTCGGGGATGGCGAGGCCAAACAGGCCAAGCTCGCGCATTTCCTGCACAATCTCGTCGGGCACGGCATCATTTTCCGCAACCTGATCTTCGAGCGGGCGCAGGCGCTGACGTACGAAGCGGGAAAGCGAATCAATCAGTTGCTGGCGGGTTTCGGCATCAAGTGACATGGAGCGGGCCTTGCTGGGTAAAAACTGTTTTCCGGTGCGCGAGACTAGCCGCACGGCTTGTGGCGCGTCAAAGACATGCATCATCCACGCGAGAGAAGATGCGGCGGGCGCAGACGTTGTGTAGGGTCATCCTGAAAAATTATTCCGGAGACACTTATCATGGCCATCAAGCCACCACCTGAACTTGCGGGTTGGGAGCACTGGCCCGGCGACGAGCCTTTTGAAAATATGGCCGGGCCGTTTTTCTACAAGCGCACGGCTGACGGGGTGGTGTCTGCCTTCAAGGTGGAACCAAAACACCTCAACGGCGGCAACGCCATTCATGGTGGCATGTTGATGACGTTTGCCGACTACGCGCTGTTCACCATTGCGCTCAATGAGCTTGATGAGGCGGGCGGTGTGACTATCTCTCTCAATGGTGAGTTCGTGGCAGCCGGTCCACCGTCGGGCCTTGTGTATGCCAGCGGCGATGTTGTGCGCTCAACCGGCAGCATGGTGTTTGTGCGCGGGCTGGTTAAAGCCGATGATACAACGCTGCTGAGTTTCAGCGGCATTGTGAAGAAGTTTAAAAAGCGCGCCTGAGGATACGAATATGACCCTGCCCCGCCTGTCGGTTCTTGACCAGTCGCCCATTCGCGCCGGTGGTACTGCCGCGCAGGCACTTGGCGAAACAATTGATCTGGCCAAACGGTGCGAGCAGCTTGGCTATCAGCGCTACTGGGTGGCGGAACATCACAACACCAAATCGTTTGCAGGGTCGGCACCTGAAGTGCTGATCGCGCGGCTGGCGGCTGAAACCTCGCATATGCGCATTGGTTCAGGTGGCGTGATGATGCCGCATTATTCGCCGCTCAAAGTGGCTGAGACATTTCGTCTGCTCGAAGCGTTGTACCCCGGACGGATTGATCTGGGGCTTGGGCGTGCGGCGGGTGCTGAACCGCGCACGACGGCCGCCCTGATGCCCGGCCCCAAGGCTTATCCGCCGGAGGTGTTTCCACAGCAGGTGGAATTGCTGACGCAGTTTCTGGAGGATGCCACCGGGCTTGAGGGTGACAAGGGCGGTTTTCCGGCCAACCACCCTTACAAGGGTATTCACGCCAGCCCCACCGGCCCCGGCGTGCCTGAAATGTGGATGCTGGGTTCCGGCGGCGACGGGGCCATGCACGCGGCGCTGTTTGGCCTCAGCTACTGCTATGCCCACTTCATCAACCCGGACTCGGCGGTGCAGGCGCTGTCCACTTATCGTCAGCATTTCAGACCGTCCCGCACGCTCAAGGCACCCCACGCCGCCATGGGCGTATCGGTGATGGTTGCTGAAACGGATGAAGCCGCGCGGCGTATCTCCGCCAGCCGCAACCTGTGGGTCCTGGGGCTGATGCAGGGGCGCCACGCGCCCTTCCCATCCACTGAAGACGCACTGTCTTATCCGTACACGGACGAAGAAAGAGCGGTGATCGCAGGCATTGAGGCGCGCGGCCTAACCGGCACACCTGACAAAGTGCGAGACCAGTTGTTGACGATGGCCGCCGAGCATGACGTGGCAGAGTTCGCCATTGTGACCATCACTTATGACCACGCCGACCGTGTGAGGTCATATGAACTGCTGGCGGATGCGTTCGCGCTGCAAAAGGCAGCCTAGCCAACATTTTGGCCGACAATACCCACAACTGCGCCGGTCATGCAGGTGGCCAGCGTGCCTGCCACCAGCGCCTTGCCCGCGAGGCTGATGATCTCATCGCGGCGCTCAGGCACCAATGCAGTAAGCCCGCCGATCATGATGCCGACAGAGCCGGGATTGGCGAAGCCGCACAGGGCATAGACCATGATGAGGGTCGAGCGCTCTGACAATGTGCCCGGTTCAAGCCCGGCAAGTGCGAGATAAGCCAGAAACTCGTTCAGCACAGTCTTGGTGCCCATCAACGTGCCAGCAGTGCCTGCTTCTGACCACGGCACGCCCATGCACCACACGATGGGCGCAAACAGCCAGCCAAACACGCGCTGCAGCGTGAGGGGCGTGCCCGCGACATCAGGCACAGCGCCGAGCAGAATATCCACCAGCGCCACCAGCGCGACCGCGACAATCAGCATGGCGACGATCGACAGCAGCAGTTGCAGGCCGTTGGCGGTGCCCTGCACCAGCGCGTCCACGCTGCTGCGATATTCAAGGGCGGGCACATCGTCGCTGACGGCCGTGCTGGATTGGGTTTCGGGCACCATGATGCGCGCGATGATGAGCGCTGCGGGCAGCGAAATAATTGACGCGGTGATTATGTGCCCCAGCGCGCCGTCAATCTGGCCGCCGATGAGGCTGGCATAGAGCACCAGCACTGTGCCAGCCACCGTGGCCAGGCCCACAGACATCAGCGCGAAAAGTTCAGAGCGGGTGAGGCGCGCCAGATAAGGGCGGATGAGAATCGGTGCTTCCACCATGCCCATGAACACGTTGGCACCAGAAGCCAGCCCCAGCGCGCCGCCGATATTGAGCGTGCGTTTAAGCGCTGCAGACAGCGCGCCCACCAGCAGTGGCAGCACCCGCCAGTGCCACAGCAGGGCCGCAAGCGCTGAAATGACCAGCACAATGGGAAGCGACTGGAACGCAAGGCTGAAACCTGCTGCCGGATTGGTGGTTTGAAACGGGGTCGGGCCGCCGCCCAGATAGCCAAACACGAAGGATGTTCCCGCCCGCGTGGCCTGCATCAGCGCATCCACCACGCCGTTGAGAGCAAGCATGGCACTGCGCATGAACGGCACCTGCAGGAACGCAATGGCGATGATGATTTGCGCCGCGAGGCCTGCCGCCACCATTTTCGAGGCAAACAGACGGCGGTTTTCGCTCAACGCCCACGCAAGGGCAACGAAGACCGCGAGGCCGAAAAGGCTTTGCAGGGCCAGTAAAATCATCCGTCAGGCCTCGTTTCGGGGTGTGGCGCGGGCAGTGGGCGCGCGACTCGGTCATTACGCCAGCTTGACCGGACAAACGCAGGGATGCAAAACCCTTCCCAGCATTTTCGGGCCGTTGCGGAATGTATCCGCCGCCCCGGTTTCATCACCAATCAAGAGGACTTGTTTCGCCATGACCATTTCGTTTGAAGGTAAGGTCGCAATTGTAACCGGCGCAGGCGGCGGTCTTGGCCGCTGCCACGCGCTTGAGCTGGCGCGCCGGGGGGCCAAGGTTGTGGTCAACGATCTGGGCGGCTCGGTTGACGGGTCAGGCGGATCATCGGAAGCCGCCGACAAGGTTGTGGAAGAAATCAAGGCGCTGGGGGCCGAGGCCATTTCCAACGGCTCAAGCGTGACCGATGACGCAGGCGTGGCGAACCTCGTCAAGCAGACGGTTGATACGTTTGGCCGTATCGACATCCTCATCAACAATGCCGGCATTCTGCGCGACAAGAGCTTTGCCAAGATGGACCAGAAAGACTGGGACCTTGTGGTGGATGTTCATCTGGGTGGCTCCGCCAAAGCCACCAAGGCCGTGTGGCCGATCATGAAAGAGCAGCAGTATGGCCGCATCATGATGACGTCATCGTCATCAGGGCTGTACGGCAATTTTGGGCAGGCCAACTATGGGGCTGCCAAGCTGGGGCTTGCGGGGCTTATGAACACGCTCAAGATCGAAGGCCAGAAAGACAACATCAAGGTCAACACGCTGGCCCCGGTGGCGTTTACGCGAATGACTGAAAACCTGATGCCGCCTGAAGCCGAAGCGATGCTCAAGCCTGAGTTTGTGTCACCGGGCGTGATGGTTCTGGTGAGTGACGATGCGCCGACAGGTACAATCCTGTGTGCAGGTGCCGGCGTATTTGCCGCAGCGCAGGTTGTGGAAGCGGATGGCGTTTTCGTTGGCCGCGACGGGC
Coding sequences within it:
- a CDS encoding nucleoside transporter C-terminal domain-containing protein, with protein sequence MILLALQSLFGLAVFVALAWALSENRRLFASKMVAAGLAAQIIIAIAFLQVPFMRSAMLALNGVVDALMQATRAGTSFVFGYLGGGPTPFQTTNPAAGFSLAFQSLPIVLVISALAALLWHWRVLPLLVGALSAALKRTLNIGGALGLASGANVFMGMVEAPILIRPYLARLTRSELFALMSVGLATVAGTVLVLYASLIGGQIDGALGHIITASIISLPAALIIARIMVPETQSSTAVSDDVPALEYRSSVDALVQGTANGLQLLLSIVAMLIVAVALVALVDILLGAVPDVAGTPLTLQRVFGWLFAPIVWCMGVPWSEAGTAGTLMGTKTVLNEFLAYLALAGLEPGTLSERSTLIMVYALCGFANPGSVGIMIGGLTALVPERRDEIISLAGKALVAGTLATCMTGAVVGIVGQNVG
- a CDS encoding PaaI family thioesterase, which gives rise to MAIKPPPELAGWEHWPGDEPFENMAGPFFYKRTADGVVSAFKVEPKHLNGGNAIHGGMLMTFADYALFTIALNELDEAGGVTISLNGEFVAAGPPSGLVYASGDVVRSTGSMVFVRGLVKADDTTLLSFSGIVKKFKKRA
- a CDS encoding LLM class flavin-dependent oxidoreductase translates to MTLPRLSVLDQSPIRAGGTAAQALGETIDLAKRCEQLGYQRYWVAEHHNTKSFAGSAPEVLIARLAAETSHMRIGSGGVMMPHYSPLKVAETFRLLEALYPGRIDLGLGRAAGAEPRTTAALMPGPKAYPPEVFPQQVELLTQFLEDATGLEGDKGGFPANHPYKGIHASPTGPGVPEMWMLGSGGDGAMHAALFGLSYCYAHFINPDSAVQALSTYRQHFRPSRTLKAPHAAMGVSVMVAETDEAARRISASRNLWVLGLMQGRHAPFPSTEDALSYPYTDEERAVIAGIEARGLTGTPDKVRDQLLTMAAEHDVAEFAIVTITYDHADRVRSYELLADAFALQKAA
- a CDS encoding acyl-CoA dehydrogenase family protein — its product is MSLDAETRQQLIDSLSRFVRQRLRPLEDQVAENDAVPDEIVQEMRELGLFGLAIPEEHGGLGLSMEDECLAMFEMGRTSPAFRSVFGTNVGIGSQGIVMFGSDEQKREWLPGLASGEIIASFALTEPEAGSDAASVRTTAIRDGDDYVINGTKRYITNANKADIFTLMARTDPGVKGARGVSSFIVPSDLPGITLGKPEKKMGQQGAHICDISFDNVRVPARLRLGEEGMGFINAMKILERGRLHISAVCVGVSERLIADSVAYAAERKQFGQPIGEFQLVQGMLADCKTESYAGRCMVLDAARRRDAGEDIGTEASCSKYFCSEMVGRVADKAVQIFGGAGYITDYGIERLYRDVRIFRLYEGTSQIQQIVIARAMLRDVA
- a CDS encoding SDR family NAD(P)-dependent oxidoreductase — encoded protein: MTISFEGKVAIVTGAGGGLGRCHALELARRGAKVVVNDLGGSVDGSGGSSEAADKVVEEIKALGAEAISNGSSVTDDAGVANLVKQTVDTFGRIDILINNAGILRDKSFAKMDQKDWDLVVDVHLGGSAKATKAVWPIMKEQQYGRIMMTSSSSGLYGNFGQANYGAAKLGLAGLMNTLKIEGQKDNIKVNTLAPVAFTRMTENLMPPEAEAMLKPEFVSPGVMVLVSDDAPTGTILCAGAGVFAAAQVVEADGVFVGRDGLTAEQVLENWDKITDFSNARPFFMGGEQTGKFFEKASGK